A genomic region of Nitrospira sp. contains the following coding sequences:
- the ltaE gene encoding low-specificity L-threonine aldolase, with protein sequence MIDLRSDTVTKPTDEMRKAMARAEVGDDVYGEDPTINRLQDMAAAMLGKRFALFVPSGTMANQLAIRSHTQPGQEIIVESKSHIVRYEQGAAGALAGVQLHWVTGERGIMTVEQVEAAIRPNDPHSITTALICIENTHNAGGGTIYPLSTIEKIRALAVRHGIPMHLDGARLFNAVVATTLPPTVYAQHFETVSLCLSKGLGAPVGSLLISNDQRLMDRARRFRRMYGGAMRQAGILAAAGIYALERHVARLRTDHEHAKKLARQLQHISAIQIAPQHVETNIVIFDIVDEHRSPAELVAALKEHGVLINAVGGQSYRAVTHLHITDKQIDEAADVFANVLKR encoded by the coding sequence ATGATCGATCTTCGTAGCGACACCGTGACCAAGCCGACGGACGAGATGCGGAAAGCCATGGCGCGCGCTGAGGTCGGCGATGACGTGTATGGAGAAGACCCGACCATCAATCGGCTCCAAGATATGGCGGCAGCCATGCTCGGCAAGCGGTTCGCGCTCTTCGTCCCCTCCGGCACCATGGCCAATCAACTAGCGATTCGGTCACACACTCAACCGGGACAGGAAATAATCGTCGAGAGCAAGAGTCATATTGTTCGCTATGAACAGGGCGCAGCTGGGGCACTAGCCGGCGTACAACTTCATTGGGTGACCGGTGAGCGGGGAATCATGACTGTCGAGCAGGTGGAGGCCGCCATCAGACCGAACGACCCGCACAGCATCACAACGGCCTTAATCTGTATTGAAAACACGCACAATGCCGGAGGCGGCACGATTTATCCGCTCTCCACAATCGAAAAAATCCGAGCTCTCGCGGTGAGACATGGCATTCCCATGCACCTCGACGGGGCCAGGCTCTTCAATGCCGTGGTCGCCACCACCCTACCGCCCACGGTGTACGCTCAACACTTCGAAACCGTCTCCCTCTGTCTCTCGAAGGGGTTAGGCGCCCCCGTTGGATCGCTGCTGATCTCCAATGACCAGCGACTCATGGATCGCGCACGCCGCTTTCGCCGAATGTACGGAGGTGCGATGCGCCAAGCGGGCATCCTAGCCGCCGCCGGTATCTATGCGCTAGAGCGGCATGTCGCTCGGCTCAGGACCGACCATGAGCATGCCAAAAAACTGGCTCGCCAACTCCAACACATTTCCGCAATCCAGATTGCGCCGCAGCACGTCGAAACGAATATCGTCATCTTCGATATCGTCGACGAACACCGTTCTCCAGCCGAACTCGTAGCCGCGCTCAAAGAACACGGCGTACTTATTAACGCCGTCGGAGGACAAAGCTATCGAGCAGTCACCCATCTGCATATCACGGACAAGCAGATCGACGAAGCCGCGGACGTCTTTGCCAACGTCCTCAAACGTTGA
- a CDS encoding MFS transporter: MVGLDQTRLTRWAYSLGVKREEFVPLVWAFVYFFCLLCGYSILRPVRDEMAIEGGLKHLPWMMTATFLTMLAATPLFGWLSARCSRYRLLLTVYAFFIVNLLAFYALMMSHLYPEWVARSFFVWLSVMNLFIVSVFWSFMADLFTPEQGARLFGVIAAGGSSGALVGPLITTGLTFIVPVSVLMLASMLFLTLCLGCVYRLDRWGREQSIHHQSRPGNPLHGSILAGIRLTMSSPYLLGICGYLAFLTMTATFLYLEQTRLVSEYLDQPEARTRLFSSLDFTTGLLTWLTQMFVTKRVISRFGLVAPLLFLPVISLIGFLGIALWPTLGVYVVFSVLRRVGEYALSKPAREVLFTVVSREEKYKAKNFIDTAISRGGDASTGWLVTGIKALGATTAHIALACVPLMIAWAWLATVLAREGKRRSASTVSLMTESSRRTV, encoded by the coding sequence ATGGTCGGATTGGATCAAACACGACTAACTCGATGGGCTTACTCCCTCGGTGTGAAACGGGAAGAATTCGTCCCGTTGGTGTGGGCCTTCGTCTATTTTTTCTGTCTCTTGTGCGGGTATTCGATTCTCCGTCCGGTGCGCGACGAAATGGCCATCGAAGGAGGATTGAAGCATCTTCCTTGGATGATGACGGCGACATTCCTCACCATGCTCGCGGCCACGCCACTGTTCGGGTGGCTCTCGGCGCGATGCTCCCGCTACCGGCTGCTGCTGACCGTTTATGCGTTCTTCATTGTGAATCTGTTGGCCTTCTATGCGTTGATGATGAGTCATCTGTATCCTGAGTGGGTGGCCCGCAGTTTTTTTGTCTGGCTGTCGGTGATGAATCTCTTCATTGTGTCGGTCTTCTGGAGTTTTATGGCCGATCTGTTTACACCGGAACAGGGGGCACGGCTGTTCGGCGTCATTGCGGCTGGAGGGAGCAGTGGCGCGTTGGTGGGGCCGCTGATCACGACAGGCCTGACATTTATCGTTCCCGTTTCGGTGCTCATGCTGGCCTCGATGCTGTTTCTCACGCTGTGCCTTGGATGTGTCTATCGACTCGACCGATGGGGCCGCGAACAGTCTATCCACCATCAGTCACGACCCGGTAATCCTCTTCACGGAAGTATCCTGGCGGGTATTCGCCTGACGATGTCGTCACCCTATTTGCTTGGAATTTGCGGCTATCTGGCCTTTTTGACCATGACCGCGACGTTTCTGTACCTCGAACAGACGCGTCTGGTCTCGGAATATTTGGATCAGCCCGAAGCCAGGACACGCCTCTTCTCCTCGCTCGATTTTACGACTGGTCTGTTGACGTGGCTGACACAGATGTTCGTCACCAAACGCGTCATCAGCCGGTTTGGTCTGGTCGCACCCTTACTGTTTCTTCCAGTGATCAGCTTGATTGGGTTTCTCGGTATCGCGCTGTGGCCGACTCTCGGGGTCTACGTCGTCTTTTCTGTGTTGCGTCGGGTGGGGGAGTATGCGTTATCCAAACCTGCACGCGAGGTTCTCTTTACCGTTGTCAGCCGAGAAGAGAAATACAAAGCGAAGAATTTCATCGACACGGCTATCTCACGAGGTGGCGATGCCTCGACGGGGTGGCTGGTTACTGGAATCAAAGCCTTGGGTGCCACCACGGCCCACATTGCGTTGGCGTGCGTGCCACTCATGATCGCCTGGGCTTGGCTCGCCACCGTGCTGGCCCGCGAGGGAAAGCGCCGGTCGGCATCTACCGTATCTTTGATGACAGAGAGTTCTCGCCGTACCGTATGA